Genomic DNA from Candidatus Korarchaeota archaeon NZ13-K:
GTGCTGGTGACACCCACCCAGAGGAGAGGGGAGTACGTCAGCTTCATCGAGAACAAAACGCTCGAGATGATGAGATCTCTCGGCATAGAGATGCCCCAGCTGAGGAAGCCCAAGTCTGAGGAGAAGCCCTTGGTTCAGCCTGTCTTCAAGCAACCGACGCCTCAGCCAAATCATGTTGAGACCTGCCCCGAGTGCGGAAGCACGAGGATAGTTCACAGGGAGGACTGCGTCACCTGCCTCGACTGCGGATGGTCGGCTTGCGTCGTCACGTGATGTAGTATGATACATCTTTACACAGGGGACGGGAAGGGAAAGACAACGGCCGCTTTTGGCCTGGCCCTCAGGAACATAGGATGGGGTGGTAGGGTCCTAGTGATACAATTCCTGAAGAGGGGCAGGAGCGGTGAGCTCAAATGCGCGGCCAGAATTCCCGAACTGGAGGTCAGGCAATACGGCACCGGTAAGTTCATAGTCAACGGCTCCGCTGATGAGAGGGATTACGAGCTGGCCAGGAGGGGATTAGAGGAGGCTAGGGAAGCATTATCATCAGGAAAGTATACGTTGGTGGTGCTTGATGAGGTAAACGTGGCCGTTCACCTCGGTCTACTAAATGAAGAGGATGTGATAGAGGCCCTCAGGGGCAGGAACCCATCGACGGAGGTTGTTCTGACCGGAAGGCATGCTCCGAAATCTTTTTATGACCTAGCTGACTACGTGACCGAGTTCGTGAAGGTAAAGCATCCCTACGATCGGGGTGTCCTGGCTAGGATGGGTATTGAGTATTGAACTCAGCAGGACATCACAGATGTAATCGGGATTCACCGGTATGCTTTCCCTGGTTAGCTTTTTTAGACTCTTGGCATCCGATGAAGGGCTCTTTCAGGCTCCCTCGATGACCCCCTCTCCTAGCTCGCGGGCCACTCCGACGCTCCGCACAACAAGTCCCCCTGCACATCACGATGAAATAATCCATTAATATGTCGGAACAAAATGATAATAAAAGATATCAAGAGTCGAATAAAACACAAATTTTATAAGAAATTTTGGATTAACTCGAGATGATGCTTACCGAAATTGAATGGATAACTTTTTAATTAAGGGGTCCAGGAGCACTCCGTTGGAGGTAATTGAAAAATGGGGATCTCAGCCACTCCCTGGTCCGATGTTGTGATAACATTTTCCCTTGGGCTGATTTTAGGATTAGGAATAGGTATAATAGGGATCCTGCTCGGGAAGATAATCTCCCCGTTCAGGGAATTCCCCAGGAAGAGGGAGAGGTACGAGTGCGCCAACCCTCCGAGGGGCAGGGCCAGGGGCCTATTGATGATGCAGTACTACCCTTACCTTATCCTGTTCCTCACTGTGGAGCCCATAATGATATACTCCTTCCTCCTCCTTCTCGAAGCCCACGGAAGTCCCGTGTTCATAGCTCTGCTCTTCCTCGGGATCCTCGGGATAATGATACCTCCCTTGCTGTTCGGTCTCCACTCAGCCAGGAGGCTGGAACTATGGTCTGCTCCCTAGAGGGTACCATGCTGGTTGGGAACTTGGAGAGGTCCGCTAGGAAAGCCGCGGCATGGTTGGTTAACAAGAGACCGATAAGGGACATAAGGGACTGGGGAATCTCCTTCTCCCTCTGGCCGGTCCACTTCACCACGGCGTGCTGCGGTGCTGAGTTCGCGGCATCGGCTGCACCCAAATATGATGCTGAGAGGCTTGGGTTCCTCCCATTCATAGGGATAAGGCAGTGCAACCTCCTCTTCATCGAGGGGACTTTGAGCAGGAAGATGGCCGAGGCTGCCATATGGGTGTACGAGCAGATGCCGGAGCCAAAGTTCGTTATAGGCATGGGGGCTTGCGCGATAGATGGCGGCATATTCTGGAACAGTTACAACATAGTGAGGCCCATGGACATACTCCCTGTTCACGTCTTCATACCCGGCTGCCCTCCGAGGCCCGAGGCCGTGGCTCAAGCGATAATCATGCTCCAGAGGAGGATAAGGAGCGGGGAGCTGGTGAGGTATGAGGATCGATGATCTGAGGGTTGAGATAGAGGCCAGGCTGAGGGACTTGGGAGCTGAGGTTGGCTCCAGGGAGCCTAACATCTTGGAGGTGAGGGTGGGCAGGGAGAGAGTGGTCGAGGCGGCCATCAGGCTCAGGGACATGGGGCTGGATCATGTGAAGGCCGTGACGGCCATAGACTACCCTAATGAGAGGTTCGAGGTCGTTTACGTGACCTCATCCTACTCTAATCCCGAACTGGCCTACTTCCTCGTCAACCTACGCGTTTCCCTGCCCTACGATGACCCTAGGATGCCCTCACTGGTACAAGTTTGGCCCAGCGCACTGTATCAGGAGCATGAGGAGCATGACCTCCTCGGCCTCGAGTTCGAGGGGAATCCGAGGATGGGAGAGAGGCTCCTCCTCCCGGATGACTACAGGGGCACACCGCCGCTCAGGAAGGAGTTCAAGTTGAGAACGGAGGGGATAGATGCATGAGCTCGATGGAGGAGAGGGAGATAGAGCTGCTGATAGGTCCTCAGCACCCGGCCTCCGGCCACATGAGGCTGGTGGCCAAGGTTGATGGGGATGTGGTGGTCGAGCTGAGGCCCAACATAGGATACGTCCACAGATCCGTTGAGAAGCTGGCCGAGGTGAAGAAGTACCTGCAGATAATCCCCCTAGTGGAGAGGCCCTCCCTGGCCGATACGACAGCAAACAATCTGGCTTACGTGATGGCGGTCGAGAAACTCTTGGGGATAGATCCCCCAGAGAGGGCGAAGTATCTCAGGACCCTCCTGGCGGAGATAAACAGGATCCACAGCCACCTCTACGGGCTGGGAATACATGGGGTGATGATAGGATCGTCCACAGCTTACATGTGGTGCTTCGGAGACAGGGAACCATTCTTAGAGCTGGCTCAGGAGCTGACAGGGGCCAGGCTGACTTACTCCTACATAATACCGGGCGGCGTCAGGAGGGACCTGCCAGCCGGCTTCGGGGAGAGGGCCGAGAGGGTCCTCAGGTACATGGAGAATAGGATGAAGGACTACTTCGATCTCTACTTCAACAACCCCGTCGTGAGGGCTAGGCTGGAGGGGGTGGGTGTCCTCAGCAGGGATGATGCCATAAGGCTCGGCGTGACGGGGCCAAACCTCAGGGCCAGTGGTGTGGCTTACGATGTGAGGAGGGCAGAGCCGTACGCCGCTTACCCCGAGCTGGAGTTCGATGTCGTGACGGAGCAGGCCGGAGATTCCTTCGCCAGGGTCATGGTCAGGGTCAGGGAGATAGTGGAGAGCATGAGGATAATAAGGCAGGTCCTCAGGAAGATTCCCGAAGGACCCATACTTCATGAAAATTACGAGAAACTGATACCGCCAAAGTTGAGGGAGGAAATGAAGAGGAGAGGCATGGTGAAGTTCCCATCGGTTTTCGCGAACCTCAGGGTGCCGGCAGGGGAGGCGATATCCCGCGTTGAGGGGGGAAGGGGGGAGGTCGTGTTCCACATAGTCAGCGACGGGAAGCTCAGCCCTTATAGGATGAGGATGGTGACGCCCTCCTTCAGGAACGTCATCCTGTTCGAGCATCTCACCAGGGGAGTCAGGGTGGCTGACATCCCCGCGATTTACGGCAGCCTGGATTACTTCCCGCCGGAGGCTGATAGGTGATGGACATCATCGGGTTATTGTTTGAGCCTTACATATTCATCCCGCTGGTTTTTCCCGGATTGATAGCAGCCTTCATTCTCCTGCTCATAATAATATGGCTGGAGAGAAAGATAGCCGCCAAAGTGCAGCTCAGATATGGCCCTCTCTACGTCCTGAAGCCCCTGGGTGGTGTGATACAGACAGTGGCCGATCTGCTGAGGTACCTCTTCCAAGAGCCGATAATACCTAAGGGAGTGGATAGGATAGCATTCCTGATGACCCCAGTCTTCCTCTTCGGGCTGGCCTACCTCCCCCTGGTGGCAATACCAGTGAGCCCGACATACTATGCGTTCAGAAGCGATGTATCCCTGCTCTTAGTGCTTGCCCTGACGACGCTCGCCCCGATATTCACTGTCCTGATGGGATGGGCGAGCAACAACAAGTTCTCACTGATAGGAGGGGTGAGGGAGGGCTACCTGGTGATCTCGTACGAGATCCCGATGTTCCTATCGGCCCTATCCATGGCACTCCTGTACAACTCTCTGGACCTCGTCGAGATAGCTGAGGCCCAGAGGAGAATCTGGGGGGCTCTCCTGAACCCTGTGGCGGCGCTGACAATGCTCCTACTCATGTACATGTCCACCTCCAGGTTCCCGTTCGAGATACCGGAGGCGGAGAGCGAGATAGTGGCAGGTCCCTACACGGAGTACAGCGGGATAATATACGGGCTCGTGATGGGGGCCTCCTACGTGAAGCTCTACGTCCTCAGCTTGGTCTACTCCATACTCTTCCTTGGTGGGTGGAACCCGCTTCCCTCGAACGATGCGATCCTCGCGGGAACGATCCTCTTCATCAAAGCTTTCCTGCTGGTGGCGATAGGGGCCTTCCTCAGGGCAGTATATCCTAGGTTCAGGATAGATCAGGCGATAGGGATAGGCTGGAAGATAGCCTTCCCGCTCTCCCTGATATCGATCCTGCTCTCCCTTTCGCTGATAATAGGGGGTGTGAGTCTTGTCGGTTAGTAGGGCGATCAGGCACGCGAAGGCCATCCTCACGGGGTTCAAGTACCTGCTGGCGGGTCCCAGAATGACCCTCATGTATCCCGATGAGGTCCAGGACCTGCCCGATGGGTACAGGGGGATGATAGAGTACGATTGGGACTCCTGCATAAAGTGCTCCCTCTGCGCAATGGTCTGCCCCGCCGATGCGATGAAGATGTACGTCTCCAAGGAGGAGTCGGAGAGGGAGGGGAAGACCGTCAAGAGGCCGGGGATAAACTATACTAGGTGCATCTTCTGCGGTTTCTGCGTGGATATCTGCCCGACGGATTCCCTCAGGTTCACCAAGGTGCATGATGTCGCTTATTACACCTACGAGGAGCAGATATACCCTCCGGTGGAGTTCAGCAAGGGGGTTCCCAAGCCCTTCTACTTCAGGGAGCCCAAGAGGGTCCGCGTGATCCTGGATGAGAGGAGGGGGATAAAGTATGAGCCAGTTGGTGAATCCTGATCTTCTCCTATTCGGAATATCAGCCGTGTTGATCCTGATATCATCGCTCCTGGTGATAATCCACAGATCGATAGTTTACGCGGCCTTCTTCCTCTCGATAGTGGGCATAGCGAATTCCCTCCTGTTCTCGCTGCTCGGCTTCCCGATAATAGCGCTATTCCACCTCATAGTCTACGTGGGAGCCGCTGTCACCTTCATACTATTCTCCCTGGTCATGATGAGGGAGGTCCCGACGGTGGAGCCGGGATTGAAGCTGGTCGCTTTCTCATCGTTGCTACTGGCGGCGCTGGTCCTCTCCAGGATATTCCTTTATGTCAGCGCTCAGCCCTCATTTTACCTGGATTACAGGGGGCTAACATCGATACTGGTCGAGAGGTACTGGTTCGCCCTGGTTGTGGCGAGCCTAGCCCTAGTGACCACCCTGATAGAGGCGATAACCCTGGCCAGGAGGGAGGTCTGAGGATGGAGGCTCAATATTACCTGATCCTCTCCGGGTTGCTCCTCTCCATAGGGGTTTACGGTGTCCTGACCAGGAGGAACATGATCAGGATGCTCCTATCAGCTGAGATCATTTTTAATGCCGCTCTCCTCTCCCTTCTCTCTCTAGCCTCTCTGGACTCGGGCTACGGGCCGGTCGGAGGGGCTCTGGCGTTGATATCGATCTCGCTCTCCGCGGCGGAGGTCGGTGTCATAGTGTCGATAGCCATAATGATGTTCCGGATGAAGGGTACCCTGGATACCTATGAGCTGAGGAAGTTCAGGGGGTAGGAGTATGATCCTGAAAGTCCCGGCGATGTTCCTCTCAGTCGTATTGCCGATCCTGATATCCCTATTCTTTCCTCTCATCAAGAGCAAGAGGACGCTGACCGCAATATCGACGCTTCTGCTCCTGATACCGCTGGCGGTGATCTCATGGCTGACGGCTGTCACGGGACTTAAGGAACCGGCGCTGGACCCCGTGGTACTGAGCAATCCGACATTGGGCAACTTTTCAATGCTTCTGGATGCCATCTCAGCTCCCGTGGCTCTCTCCATAGGTTTGGTGACCTCAATGATCTCGATATACTCCCTGAGGTACATGGAGCACAGGTTCGAGGAGATGGAGAGGGAGGGTCACAGACCGGCAAGCTGGGGAGTCTACTTCATGCTCTACGTCATGTTCTCTGCGGCGATGATGGGAACTGTGCTATCAACAAACCTGATCGAGTTCTATCTCTTCTTGGAGGTTTCTCTTCTCCCCAGCTTCCTCCTAATAGCATTCTACGGATACGGCAAGAGGGAGAGGATAGCCCTCCTCTACCTCATATGGACCCACGTGGGGGCGCTGGCCTTCCTGGTGGGCGTGCTTCTGCTGGGCCTCAACGCCCGCACATTCGACTTCTACAATCCGATAAGGGCAGCGGCGAACTTGGGACTTGGCGAGATGCTGC
This window encodes:
- the cobO gene encoding cob(I)yrinic acid a,c-diamide adenosyltransferase, with translation MIHLYTGDGKGKTTAAFGLALRNIGWGGRVLVIQFLKRGRSGELKCAARIPELEVRQYGTGKFIVNGSADERDYELARRGLEEAREALSSGKYTLVVLDEVNVAVHLGLLNEEDVIEALRGRNPSTEVVLTGRHAPKSFYDLADYVTEFVKVKHPYDRGVLARMGIEY
- a CDS encoding NADH-quinone oxidoreductase subunit B, with the translated sequence MVCSLEGTMLVGNLERSARKAAAWLVNKRPIRDIRDWGISFSLWPVHFTTACCGAEFAASAAPKYDAERLGFLPFIGIRQCNLLFIEGTLSRKMAEAAIWVYEQMPEPKFVIGMGACAIDGGIFWNSYNIVRPMDILPVHVFIPGCPPRPEAVAQAIIMLQRRIRSGELVRYEDR
- a CDS encoding NADH-quinone oxidoreductase subunit C, with amino-acid sequence MRIDDLRVEIEARLRDLGAEVGSREPNILEVRVGRERVVEAAIRLRDMGLDHVKAVTAIDYPNERFEVVYVTSSYSNPELAYFLVNLRVSLPYDDPRMPSLVQVWPSALYQEHEEHDLLGLEFEGNPRMGERLLLPDDYRGTPPLRKEFKLRTEGIDA
- a CDS encoding NADH-quinone oxidoreductase subunit D, whose product is MSSMEEREIELLIGPQHPASGHMRLVAKVDGDVVVELRPNIGYVHRSVEKLAEVKKYLQIIPLVERPSLADTTANNLAYVMAVEKLLGIDPPERAKYLRTLLAEINRIHSHLYGLGIHGVMIGSSTAYMWCFGDREPFLELAQELTGARLTYSYIIPGGVRRDLPAGFGERAERVLRYMENRMKDYFDLYFNNPVVRARLEGVGVLSRDDAIRLGVTGPNLRASGVAYDVRRAEPYAAYPELEFDVVTEQAGDSFARVMVRVREIVESMRIIRQVLRKIPEGPILHENYEKLIPPKLREEMKRRGMVKFPSVFANLRVPAGEAISRVEGGRGEVVFHIVSDGKLSPYRMRMVTPSFRNVILFEHLTRGVRVADIPAIYGSLDYFPPEADR
- a CDS encoding NADH-quinone oxidoreductase subunit NuoH, whose amino-acid sequence is MDIIGLLFEPYIFIPLVFPGLIAAFILLLIIIWLERKIAAKVQLRYGPLYVLKPLGGVIQTVADLLRYLFQEPIIPKGVDRIAFLMTPVFLFGLAYLPLVAIPVSPTYYAFRSDVSLLLVLALTTLAPIFTVLMGWASNNKFSLIGGVREGYLVISYEIPMFLSALSMALLYNSLDLVEIAEAQRRIWGALLNPVAALTMLLLMYMSTSRFPFEIPEAESEIVAGPYTEYSGIIYGLVMGASYVKLYVLSLVYSILFLGGWNPLPSNDAILAGTILFIKAFLLVAIGAFLRAVYPRFRIDQAIGIGWKIAFPLSLISILLSLSLIIGGVSLVG
- a CDS encoding NADH-quinone oxidoreductase subunit I, with the translated sequence MTLMYPDEVQDLPDGYRGMIEYDWDSCIKCSLCAMVCPADAMKMYVSKEESEREGKTVKRPGINYTRCIFCGFCVDICPTDSLRFTKVHDVAYYTYEEQIYPPVEFSKGVPKPFYFREPKRVRVILDERRGIKYEPVGES
- a CDS encoding NADH-quinone oxidoreductase subunit J — encoded protein: MSQLVNPDLLLFGISAVLILISSLLVIIHRSIVYAAFFLSIVGIANSLLFSLLGFPIIALFHLIVYVGAAVTFILFSLVMMREVPTVEPGLKLVAFSSLLLAALVLSRIFLYVSAQPSFYLDYRGLTSILVERYWFALVVASLALVTTLIEAITLARREV
- a CDS encoding NADH-quinone oxidoreductase subunit NuoK, with amino-acid sequence MEAQYYLILSGLLLSIGVYGVLTRRNMIRMLLSAEIIFNAALLSLLSLASLDSGYGPVGGALALISISLSAAEVGVIVSIAIMMFRMKGTLDTYELRKFRG